Proteins encoded in a region of the Vanessa atalanta chromosome 23, ilVanAtal1.2, whole genome shotgun sequence genome:
- the LOC125072969 gene encoding uncharacterized protein LOC125072969 — MFLMLFIIGAAVALPNPEGVEQNTIEQTEFTGRGLRKDCSGGIFSSSCLKIEAITLLEKLSAKDELNLLPGISVVKESNDNESKADEFASELARMMPSKPDERLDKYLLYRLGSYLDSHSVKLRLMDDGATEQARALIGEARGKGGGLGGGKKGGFGGLVAAALMMKGTLASIALGGLALLAGKALMTALMSLLLSAIVGLKSLSGGGKSTTYEIVSKPVYSHSHSHSTAHEDVGGYGHSGYGRNLKIRRR, encoded by the exons atgtttttgatgtTATTCATTATTGGAGCGGCGGTCGCTTTGCCGAATCCTGAAGGCGTCGAACAAAACACTATCGAACAAACGGAATTCACGGGACGAGGATTGAGAAAAGACTGCTCCGGCGGCATATTCAGCTCATCGTGTTTGAAGATAGAAGCCATCACGCTACTTGAGAAATTAAGTGCAAAGGACGAGCTGAATCTATTGCCAGGAATAAGTGTCGTGAAAGAGTCTAATGATAATGAGAGCAAGGCTGACGAATTCGCTTCGGAGTTAGCGAGGATGATGCCATCGAAACCTGACGAGAGATTAGACAAGTATTTGCTTTATAGACTTGGAAGTTACTTGGACAGTCATTCGGTGAAATTGAGGCTGATGGATGACGGAGCGACTGAGCAAGCCAGGGCCTTGATTGGGGAAGCCAGGGGTAAAGGCGGCGGTTTGGGTGGTGGCAAGAAAGGCGGTTTTGGTGGATTGGTGGCTGCTGCTCTTATGATGAAag GAACACTAGCATCTATAGCTTTGGGAGGTTTAGCACTTCTTGCTGGGAAAGCCCTAATGACAGCTCTGATGTCCCTCCTTCTATCAGCCATAGTCGGCCTTAAGTCATTATCAGGGGGTGGAAAGTCCACGACGTACGAAATCGTATCAAAACCTGTCTACAGTCATTCCCATTCTCATTCGACGGCCCATGAAGACGTTGGAGGTTATGGACACTCAGGATATGGCAGGAATTTGAAGATCAGACGACGCTAA
- the LOC125072970 gene encoding uncharacterized protein LOC125072970: MFKKNVAVLTVAVVLCYVQQLHGSVDETEATIAMDEPRNATNTERTGRSLNKECKSSLSSKCLKIHVLSFIEDLSSRDELHLLPGLSIVKENQTNATSPEEMAAELSRQYPGKPEEKLNKFILYRLQNYLDGHSLKYRLLDAETSEEALNMAKGDKENTARKSKGDGFGGGKGGGTGALLAAALMMKGTLAAAALGALALLAGKALMTALMSLLLSALVGLKGHGGHKSTTYEIITKPEVSHHHSHSHEEHHEHEHGHHGGYRRAYDTNYNNNYNSYMPYETTT, encoded by the exons ATGTTCAAGAAAAATGTGGCAGTGTTAACTGTAGCAGTGGTTTTGTGTTACGTCCAACAGCTCCATGGATCCGTCGATGAGACTGAAGCGACCATCGCGATGGACGAACCGAGGAACGCTACCAATACCGAAAGAACGGGTAGATCTTTGAACAAAGAATGCAAAAGCAGCCTTAGTTCGAAGTGTCTGAAAATCCATGTGCTCTCCTTTATAGAGGATCTTAGCTCTCGCGATGAGCTCCATCTCCTCCCAGGACTTAGCATTGTGAAAGAGAATCAGACAAATGCAACAAGCCCAGAAGAAATGGCTGCGGAACTGTCGCGTCAGTATCCCGGGAAACCAGAGGAGAAACTCAACAAATTCATTTTGTACCGTTTGCAAAATTACTTGGATGGACATTCCTTGAAGTATAGGTTACTGGATGCAGAAACGTCTGAAGAAGCTTTAAATATGGCAAAAGGTGACAAGGAAAACACTGCCAGGAAGAGTAAAGGAGATGGATTCGGTGGTGGTAAGGGAGGCGGCACTGGTGCTCTTCTAGCTGCTGCGCTAATGATGAAAG GTACATTAGCAGCGGCAGCTCTTGGTGCCTTGGCCCTGCTCGCTGGTAAAGCCCTGATGACAGCATTGATGTCTCTTCTGTTGTCTGCGCTGGTTGGACTCAAAGGACATGGTGGTCACAAATCTACTACATATGAGATCATCACTAAGCCAGAAGTATCCCACCACCATTCACACAGCCACGAAGAACACCACGAACATGAACATGGACACCACGGCGGTTACAGAAGAGCCTATGAcactaattacaataataattataatagctaCATGCCTTATGAAACAACGACCTAA